The Candidatus Binatia bacterium genome includes the window CTCAGGACCGCGCGTCGGCGGGGGACGGCGCCGCCGTGCCGGTAGGGCCGGGGGACGTCGCCTCGGCGAGAGTGAGCGGCGTGCGTCCGGCGAACGGCTCCTCGCGCACCGGGCAGTCCGGCACGTCGCAGACCGCGCAGAAGGCGCGCAGGCACGGGTCGACGTGGAAGATGATCTCGCCGTCGATCGTCGGGATCGCGAGCACCCGACGCTCGAGCTCGTTCACCTGATCGTGCGCCTGCTCGACGCTCCAGTACTCGGGCACGATGACGTGCGCGTCGGCGTAGGTCTCGCGCCCCGAGCGGATCGCGCGCAGCCGGTGGATGCGGATCATGCCGGGGAAGCGCGCCTGTTCGAAGGCCTCGACGAGCGCGGCGAGCAGACGCGGGTCCTCCTCGTCGAGCAGCCCGCCCGCCGCCTCGCGGACCAGCCGGTAGCCGGTGACGCAGAGGTTCGTGCCGACGAGCAGCGCCGCGAGCGGGTCGAACCACGCCTTGCCGGTGAGCGCAACCAGACCGAGGCCGACGACCACGCCGACGCTCGTCTGGAAGTCCGAGAGCACGTGCTTGCCGTCCGCGACCAGCGCGATCGAGCGCTCGCGGCGCCCGGTGCGCACGAGGTACCAGCCGAGCGCCGCGTTGATCGCGCCGGCCGCCACGGTCAGCGCGAGGCCGTACTCGAGGTCGTGCACGTCCGGACCGCGCACCAGGTCGCGGATCGCGTAGGCGATCACCGCCAGCGCGGCGAACGCGATCAGCCCGCCCTCGAAGACGGCGCTGAAGTACTCCATCTTGCCGTGGCCGTAGGGGTGGTTGCGGTCCGCGGGACGGCTCGCGAAG containing:
- a CDS encoding cation diffusion facilitator family transporter, translated to MAAASPSASERDPSGIAPGAPARAAAGEERGGGEVNVRLRAALLSLLVSAALLAVKYFAYLATGSVAILSDALESIINVVAAVFAVAVLRFASRPADRNHPYGHGKMEYFSAVFEGGLIAFAALAVIAYAIRDLVRGPDVHDLEYGLALTVAAGAINAALGWYLVRTGRRERSIALVADGKHVLSDFQTSVGVVVGLGLVALTGKAWFDPLAALLVGTNLCVTGYRLVREAAGGLLDEEDPRLLAALVEAFEQARFPGMIRIHRLRAIRSGRETYADAHVIVPEYWSVEQAHDQVNELERRVLAIPTIDGEIIFHVDPCLRAFCAVCDVPDCPVREEPFAGRTPLTLAEATSPGPTGTAAPSPADARS